The sequence TCATATGCGGTCGATAGTACCGAATCGACGGCACCGCGACACGCGCGCGACCCACCGGCCGCGCGGCGGCCAATCGCCGGCGACGCGCGGTCGCGCGCGGGAATTTGCCGTGCGGCGCGGTTGTGCGCATGCCGTGCGGCGTCTTACAGTTGGCGTGCTCATGCCGGGGTCCAAGAGTTCCATGTCGCTGGCGCAGGCGGCGCAGTACCTCCAGATGGGCGAGAAGACGCTGCTCAAACTCGCCAGCAACGACCAGATTCCGGCGTCGCGATCGGGGCGCAACTGGGTGTTCGACCGGCGCGCGCTCGACGAGTGGTTGGAGCGCCAGCGCGCGTCCGACGACCGGGCCGCGGACGGGATGCTGATGCCGCTGGCGGACCTGCTGCCCGACGAGGCGATCATCCCGGACCTGAGGGCGACCGACGCGCTGGGCGTCATCGAGGAGGTGGCGGCGCGCGCCTATTCGCAGGGCTGGCTCAAGAACAAGCCGTGGTTCATCGGCGCGCTCATCGACCGCGAAGCGCTCGCGTCGACCGCGATGGAGGGCGGGGTCGCGTTCCTGCACACGCGCCAGCGCGACCACGGCAAGATCGCGCGGCCGTTCATCGTGGTCGGCCGGTCGTATCGCGGCGTCGAGTTCGGTGCGCCCGACGGCAAGCCCACGTACCTGTTCTTCTTGCTCGGGCTCACATCCGATCGGATTCACCTGCCGATCCTCGGACGGCTGGCGCGCATCATGAAGGATCCCAAGACTGTGTCGCGGTTGCGGTCGACGCCGTCGGCGACGGTGATGC comes from Deltaproteobacteria bacterium and encodes:
- a CDS encoding helix-turn-helix domain-containing protein, which produces MSLAQAAQYLQMGEKTLLKLASNDQIPASRSGRNWVFDRRALDEWLERQRASDDRAADGMLMPLADLLPDEAIIPDLRATDALGVIEEVAARAYSQGWLKNKPWFIGALIDREALASTAMEGGVAFLHTRQRDHGKIARPFIVVGRSYRGVEFGAPDGKPTYLFFLLGLTSDRIHLPILGRLARIMKDPKTVSRLRSTPSATVMRNVLLKEDAKAVRGGLAPVVFPDRPQLNLEIRKRAIMRVAMRKAEEAKAAGKGAKGTRGKAGKAKTAAGKTASKAAASKAKTAAGKTASKAKAAASKAAASKAKTAAGKTAAGKAASKAAASKAKAASKTAAASKAKTASKAKAASKAKTASKAKTASKAKTASKAKAASKAKTASKAKAASKAKT